The following coding sequences lie in one Haladaptatus sp. DJG-WS-42 genomic window:
- the fer gene encoding ferredoxin Fer, with the protein MASPFDILGIESDANEAEIVDAYRARVKEVHPDRGGSVREFKAVQTAYAQIEAGYDPATETAEEQTPEPVEDEREEAKVEFLNYEVFDDFGWEITDEELFSKAAGERLTPADYGELLAHPRDSLLESAEEVGFSWPFACRGGACANCAVAVIEGDMEMPPNHVLSPSMMENGIRLSCVGRPCSDELKVVFNVKHLPGLDELKLPSQRFETAKAEE; encoded by the coding sequence GTGGCGTCCCCGTTCGATATTCTCGGGATTGAGTCGGATGCAAACGAGGCGGAGATTGTCGACGCATACAGAGCGCGAGTCAAAGAGGTCCACCCAGACCGCGGTGGCTCTGTGCGTGAGTTCAAAGCCGTCCAGACAGCGTACGCACAGATTGAGGCTGGCTACGACCCCGCAACCGAGACAGCCGAGGAGCAGACGCCAGAACCCGTCGAAGACGAGCGCGAAGAGGCGAAAGTCGAGTTTCTCAACTACGAAGTGTTCGACGACTTCGGCTGGGAGATTACCGACGAGGAACTGTTCTCGAAAGCCGCAGGCGAGCGTCTCACGCCCGCAGATTACGGCGAGCTACTCGCCCACCCGCGCGATTCGCTCTTAGAAAGTGCAGAGGAAGTCGGCTTCTCGTGGCCGTTCGCGTGTCGGGGCGGCGCCTGTGCGAACTGCGCGGTCGCGGTCATCGAAGGCGACATGGAGATGCCACCAAACCACGTCCTCTCGCCGTCGATGATGGAAAACGGCATCCGCCTCTCGTGTGTGGGGCGGCCGTGTTCTGACGAACTCAAAGTTGTGTTCAACGTCAAACACCTGCCCGGACTCGACGAACTTAAACTGCCCTCTCAGCGCTTCGAGACTGCGAAAGCAGAGGAGTGA
- a CDS encoding HAMP domain-containing sensor histidine kinase codes for MAVILGLNIIVMFITPPLTEASGYIQWGRFMACLGAGGGLFIGVIEARTIERERAAERAVIRAEQLEYQNDQLEFFNSILRHDVLNGMTVVSGRAGILYEELDDGDHRRQAETILKWSDDVVAIVQRVRSILNALTSDIEPQLTAINLSETIRTEVERLSSTYPTTTFEVHVDDEVVVKADELVNEVFGNLLTNAVEHNDPDGLHVTITTEADDDTVTTRIADTGSGIPDDRKKAVFRRGETGHVKSTGSGFGLFFVDSMITVYGGSIEIQDTEPHGATFVIELPRASAARTHDSPDELVASA; via the coding sequence ATGGCAGTCATCCTCGGGCTCAATATCATCGTCATGTTTATCACCCCGCCACTTACCGAGGCCAGTGGATACATCCAATGGGGCCGATTTATGGCGTGTCTCGGTGCAGGCGGTGGCCTCTTCATCGGCGTCATCGAGGCACGCACCATCGAACGCGAACGCGCAGCAGAGCGGGCGGTCATTCGCGCAGAGCAACTGGAGTATCAAAACGACCAACTCGAGTTTTTCAACAGCATCCTTCGCCACGACGTGTTAAACGGCATGACCGTCGTCAGTGGGCGGGCAGGAATCCTCTACGAGGAGTTAGACGATGGTGACCACCGCAGACAGGCGGAGACGATTCTCAAGTGGAGCGACGATGTCGTCGCAATCGTCCAACGCGTTCGGTCGATTCTCAACGCGCTCACCTCCGACATCGAGCCCCAACTCACCGCAATCAACCTCTCGGAGACGATTCGCACAGAAGTCGAACGCCTCAGTTCGACGTATCCCACCACAACCTTCGAGGTTCACGTCGACGACGAAGTGGTCGTCAAGGCAGACGAACTTGTGAACGAAGTGTTCGGAAACCTGCTCACGAACGCCGTCGAGCACAACGACCCTGATGGCCTACACGTGACCATCACCACCGAAGCCGACGACGACACGGTCACGACCCGCATCGCCGACACCGGTTCGGGGATCCCAGACGACCGAAAGAAAGCCGTCTTCCGCCGGGGCGAAACTGGACACGTGAAATCGACGGGCAGTGGCTTTGGCCTCTTTTTCGTTGATTCAATGATAACTGTCTATGGCGGCTCCATCGAAATACAAGACACCGAACCACACGGAGCCACGTTCGTCATCGAACTCCCCCGCGCATCAGCGGCACGCACGCACGACTCACCTGATGAACTGGTCGCCTCCGCCTAG
- a CDS encoding halocyanin domain-containing protein translates to MAYDDTQLPVARRRFLAATAGVAAGSALGVNLLSQPAVAQSDGLESWFANTDNVTELVDLRGQGTVEIAVGTAGNGGSFGFEPAAVRVDPGTTVRWTWTGEGGMHNVVAKDGSFESEFYSKAGETFEFAPDAAGVTRYACAPHEMMGMKGALVVGDADAALGATAGENGDSSPTETFDGWLSKTDNYDEVVDMRGKEQVTVEVGADGNGGAFAFEPAAIHVDPGTTVIWEWVSDNEYDVVDPDLGYHSDLLTGVGNRFAVEFGGHGLSTYECTAYGEQGMRGVVLVGNGPDPVLSPLGKVVTGGVATVLGAPFLYGLRQHVKDSTRTDA, encoded by the coding sequence ATGGCGTATGACGACACGCAGCTGCCCGTTGCTCGGCGTCGCTTTCTCGCCGCAACCGCGGGGGTCGCGGCCGGAAGCGCGCTCGGCGTGAACTTGCTCAGCCAGCCAGCCGTCGCCCAGTCAGACGGTCTCGAATCGTGGTTTGCGAACACCGATAACGTGACTGAGCTCGTCGATTTGCGCGGCCAAGGGACGGTCGAAATAGCCGTCGGGACAGCCGGAAACGGGGGGTCGTTCGGTTTCGAACCGGCGGCCGTTCGCGTCGACCCCGGCACCACCGTTCGCTGGACGTGGACGGGCGAAGGCGGGATGCACAACGTGGTCGCAAAGGACGGCTCGTTCGAGTCTGAATTCTATTCGAAGGCAGGCGAGACGTTCGAGTTCGCCCCCGACGCCGCGGGCGTGACTCGCTACGCCTGTGCGCCCCACGAGATGATGGGGATGAAAGGCGCGCTCGTCGTTGGCGACGCAGACGCCGCACTCGGCGCGACCGCTGGCGAAAACGGCGACTCCAGCCCAACAGAGACATTCGACGGGTGGCTTTCCAAGACGGACAACTACGACGAGGTGGTCGATATGCGCGGCAAAGAACAGGTGACCGTCGAAGTCGGCGCAGACGGAAACGGTGGCGCGTTCGCCTTCGAACCCGCGGCCATCCACGTTGACCCCGGGACGACGGTCATCTGGGAGTGGGTGAGCGACAACGAATACGACGTCGTCGACCCTGACCTCGGATATCACAGCGACCTCCTCACGGGCGTGGGCAACCGCTTTGCCGTCGAGTTCGGCGGCCACGGTCTCAGCACCTACGAGTGTACGGCCTACGGCGAACAGGGCATGCGTGGCGTCGTCCTCGTCGGAAACGGTCCAGACCCCGTGCTCTCGCCGCTTGGGAAAGTCGTCACCGGTGGGGTCGCAACCGTCCTCGGCGCACCGTTCCTCTACGGCCTGCGCCAGCACGTAAAAGATAGCACCCGAACCGACGCATAA
- a CDS encoding succinylglutamate desuccinylase/aspartoacylase family protein: MTTVPVTVGGRTIDPGEKRSFRFACSETYHGDTLEIPVTVINGESMGPCAFLTAAVHGDELNGIKIIQEVAARYEPADIHGALVCLHVLNVPGFLAQQRYIPIYDEDLNRSFPGNPRGTMAKRLANTIYKEFVSKCDFGLDFHTSTRNRTTMYHVRADMSDPAVERLARSFGTSVILDGEGSHGTLRSVACRDGIPTVTVEMGRAHRFQTAHLDRALHCVASVLAEHEILPNRPVSWPGWTRVVARGGEKTWLRAETGGLVTMQWGPHPLVDAGEPLFTISDHFKNTVETVRAPSTGLVVGVLENAVANPGHPLCHFVSIDEKTADIIRDDIECGVFDVYHEGGFQWPKPHWYAEHSHPSGTNRND; this comes from the coding sequence ATGACGACAGTGCCAGTAACCGTTGGTGGACGCACAATCGATCCGGGAGAAAAGCGTTCGTTCCGCTTCGCGTGTAGTGAGACGTATCACGGCGATACGCTCGAAATTCCGGTGACGGTGATCAATGGCGAGTCGATGGGCCCGTGTGCCTTCCTGACCGCTGCTGTCCACGGCGACGAACTCAACGGCATCAAAATCATCCAAGAGGTCGCGGCTCGCTACGAGCCTGCCGACATTCACGGAGCACTCGTCTGTCTGCATGTACTGAACGTCCCCGGTTTTCTCGCCCAGCAGCGCTACATCCCCATCTACGACGAGGACCTCAACCGGTCGTTTCCCGGCAACCCTCGAGGGACGATGGCCAAGCGCCTCGCAAATACGATTTACAAGGAGTTCGTCTCGAAGTGTGACTTCGGCCTCGACTTTCACACGTCGACGCGCAATCGGACGACGATGTACCACGTCCGCGCCGACATGAGTGATCCAGCCGTCGAACGACTTGCCCGGTCGTTCGGCACGAGCGTAATTCTCGATGGCGAAGGCTCACACGGAACACTCCGGAGCGTTGCCTGTCGAGATGGTATTCCGACGGTCACCGTCGAGATGGGGCGTGCCCACCGGTTCCAGACGGCACACCTCGACCGAGCACTCCATTGCGTTGCAAGTGTCCTCGCAGAACACGAAATACTCCCCAACCGACCGGTTTCCTGGCCCGGTTGGACGCGTGTTGTCGCCCGCGGTGGTGAAAAGACGTGGCTCCGTGCCGAAACCGGCGGCCTCGTTACGATGCAGTGGGGCCCACACCCGCTCGTGGACGCGGGTGAGCCGCTCTTTACCATCTCTGATCACTTCAAGAACACCGTCGAGACGGTTCGTGCGCCGTCGACCGGCCTCGTCGTTGGCGTCCTCGAAAACGCAGTCGCGAACCCTGGCCACCCGCTATGTCACTTCGTGAGCATCGACGAGAAAACCGCCGACATCATCCGCGACGATATCGAGTGTGGCGTTTTCGACGTGTACCACGAAGGCGGCTTCCAGTGGCCCAAACCGCACTGGTACGCAGAACACAGCCACCCATCTGGAACCAACCGAAATGACTGA
- a CDS encoding ABC transporter permease subunit, with amino-acid sequence MSLRAVARKEYFQCRRSPTVLSVIGLFLLSAVFFAVIQWVPNVGQPGYDGTPTSTLALLNSLGQPGAIFIPLLGLLVGYHTIAGERESGALKMMLALPHTRRDVVFGKFLGRVAVVMAATALAGVAVGIIAAVSYAVFDVEAFLLNTTLMVAYGAVYVAIAVGFSAWMDSRSKALVGTVSLYALFMLGWDALMLLLQLIFIGPTLPAGTKLPDWLQFIAVLNPSRAFMYATRSVLPSYYELTVSAQSDAAFLQDGVGFLILAGWIVLPLCLGFLRFTRTDIQ; translated from the coding sequence ATGAGTCTGCGCGCTGTCGCCAGAAAAGAATATTTTCAGTGTAGACGCTCCCCAACTGTCCTCTCGGTAATCGGCCTCTTTCTCCTCTCTGCAGTCTTTTTCGCCGTGATTCAGTGGGTACCGAACGTCGGTCAACCCGGATACGACGGCACACCAACATCCACGCTCGCGCTGCTAAACAGTCTCGGGCAGCCCGGGGCCATTTTCATTCCGCTGCTTGGATTGCTGGTTGGCTATCACACAATCGCCGGAGAGCGCGAGAGCGGCGCGCTCAAAATGATGCTCGCGCTGCCCCACACCCGCCGCGATGTCGTCTTCGGAAAGTTCCTCGGTCGGGTGGCCGTCGTCATGGCCGCCACGGCGCTCGCCGGCGTTGCCGTTGGAATCATCGCCGCGGTTTCGTACGCGGTCTTCGACGTCGAGGCGTTTCTCCTCAACACGACGCTGATGGTGGCGTACGGGGCGGTGTACGTCGCCATCGCGGTTGGTTTCTCCGCGTGGATGGACTCACGGTCGAAGGCACTGGTCGGGACGGTTTCGCTGTACGCGTTGTTCATGCTCGGCTGGGACGCCCTCATGCTCTTGCTCCAACTCATCTTCATCGGGCCGACGCTCCCGGCGGGCACCAAGCTTCCCGATTGGCTCCAGTTTATCGCCGTGTTGAACCCGTCTCGGGCGTTCATGTACGCCACCAGGTCAGTCCTGCCGTCGTACTACGAACTCACCGTCTCTGCACAATCAGACGCAGCCTTCCTCCAAGATGGGGTTGGGTTCCTCATTCTCGCCGGCTGGATCGTGCTTCCGCTTTGTCTTGGCTTCCTTCGATTCACCAGGACGGATATTCAGTAA
- a CDS encoding DUF5814 domain-containing protein produces the protein MAITDKIYLKNHRQIASQLGTNIPKSAFSGATLDILFQGEGLMKLDDATQERVLDFAEDFLDCGCETNPYCGHPERKFITYLLELRAQGLGPDSIVDVMGDDYMLYAYAGDILSFLDDSVRTLEAAEELAGVENNREIEETLSQAKRDLSR, from the coding sequence GTGGCCATCACGGACAAAATCTATCTGAAGAACCACCGCCAGATTGCCTCTCAGTTGGGGACGAACATCCCAAAGAGCGCGTTTAGCGGTGCGACTCTCGATATTCTCTTTCAGGGCGAGGGGCTGATGAAACTCGATGACGCCACCCAAGAGCGCGTCCTCGATTTCGCCGAAGACTTCCTCGATTGTGGCTGTGAGACGAATCCGTACTGTGGCCATCCTGAGCGCAAGTTCATCACGTATTTGCTCGAACTCCGGGCGCAGGGACTCGGCCCGGATTCCATCGTGGACGTGATGGGCGACGATTACATGCTCTACGCCTACGCTGGCGACATTCTCTCGTTTCTCGATGACTCGGTGCGGACGCTCGAAGCGGCCGAAGAACTCGCGGGGGTTGAAAACAACCGAGAGATCGAAGAAACACTCAGTCAGGCAAAGCGCGACTTATCTCGCTAA
- a CDS encoding helix-turn-helix transcriptional regulator, producing the protein MHSLTGFQRDLLTVIAGHAKPSGQDIKSDLEAHLGDINHGRLYPNLDTLVELELVEKGAIDRRTNYYELSETGRNALVEYADWREGYHAELSSPML; encoded by the coding sequence ATGCACAGTCTCACGGGCTTTCAACGCGATCTGCTGACCGTCATCGCGGGACACGCAAAACCCTCGGGCCAAGACATCAAGTCAGACCTCGAAGCCCACCTCGGCGACATCAACCACGGCAGGCTCTACCCCAACTTAGATACACTGGTCGAGCTAGAGCTCGTCGAAAAAGGTGCAATCGACCGTCGCACGAACTACTACGAGCTGTCTGAGACTGGTCGCAACGCGCTGGTGGAATACGCAGACTGGCGTGAGGGCTATCACGCAGAACTGTCCTCACCGATGCTCTGA
- a CDS encoding nuclear transport factor 2 family protein, translating into MAIKQADTGVRAASDRFYKALGQMASGDADSMEEIWSHREDVTTMHPIGGREVGWEAVKEPWKAVAGLAEKGEVTRTDQFIRVMGDVAYELTTEEVSMTLGGETLDSAYRATNIYCLEDGEWKIVHHHADLDPKFIELLQRLEGAA; encoded by the coding sequence ATGGCAATCAAACAAGCAGACACAGGAGTTCGGGCGGCGTCGGACAGATTCTACAAGGCGTTAGGGCAAATGGCAAGCGGCGACGCAGACTCGATGGAAGAAATCTGGTCACATCGAGAAGATGTCACGACGATGCATCCGATTGGCGGTCGTGAAGTCGGCTGGGAAGCCGTCAAAGAGCCGTGGAAGGCCGTTGCCGGGCTTGCTGAGAAGGGTGAGGTGACGCGCACAGATCAGTTCATTCGCGTCATGGGTGACGTGGCCTACGAACTCACAACTGAGGAGGTCTCGATGACGCTTGGGGGCGAGACGCTCGACTCTGCGTACCGGGCGACCAACATCTACTGTCTCGAAGATGGCGAGTGGAAAATCGTCCACCACCACGCAGACCTAGACCCGAAATTCATCGAACTCCTTCAGCGCCTAGAGGGCGCTGCATAA
- a CDS encoding multicopper oxidase domain-containing protein, translated as MSDRIGAPGTGISRRKFLAATGSAGLFATAGCTAISQPTARTVPLSGSQTTSLPDLPETGKPEVVNLDERGHEVTIKSVMARHHIHPGETMNGPITLPVTWAFQADDGVPSVPGPILRCTEGAELKITLDNSEMQVPHTLHFHGVRKSWENDGVPTTTGVTVMPGESHTYTIPANVPGTHLYHCHYQTPMHMEMGMYGILRVDPKGYEEADKEYFMTVKEWDTRLSRQHGGEDVQYSLSSRHADAFTINGKSAPATLHPETGSPLIVEPGDTVRIHWVNAGFMSHPLHIHNHRFKIVEKDGSPMPEALQFLQDVVNVAPAERYTIEFEADADPGIYLVHCHKVDHIRNGDSYPGGMLTGIVYTDAMDTDIFRNLMEYAGYEG; from the coding sequence GTTTGCCACCGCGGGTTGTACGGCGATTTCACAGCCAACTGCGCGGACAGTTCCGCTCTCAGGCTCGCAGACGACCTCGTTGCCCGACCTCCCGGAGACGGGCAAACCCGAAGTGGTGAATCTTGACGAACGCGGCCACGAGGTAACCATCAAATCCGTCATGGCGCGCCACCACATTCACCCCGGCGAGACGATGAACGGCCCCATCACGCTCCCCGTCACGTGGGCGTTTCAGGCCGATGACGGCGTTCCGAGCGTCCCTGGCCCCATCCTGCGCTGTACCGAGGGTGCAGAGCTGAAGATTACGCTCGACAACTCGGAGATGCAGGTTCCCCACACGCTCCACTTCCACGGCGTGCGCAAATCGTGGGAGAACGACGGCGTGCCGACGACCACAGGCGTGACGGTCATGCCGGGTGAGTCCCACACCTACACCATCCCGGCGAACGTTCCCGGTACCCACCTCTATCACTGCCACTACCAGACGCCGATGCACATGGAGATGGGGATGTACGGCATCCTCCGCGTCGACCCGAAGGGGTACGAGGAGGCCGACAAGGAGTACTTCATGACGGTCAAGGAGTGGGACACCCGTCTCTCGCGCCAGCACGGCGGTGAGGACGTCCAGTACTCGCTTTCCTCGCGCCACGCAGACGCCTTCACCATCAACGGCAAGTCCGCGCCTGCGACACTCCACCCCGAGACGGGGTCACCGCTCATCGTCGAACCCGGCGACACCGTGCGCATCCACTGGGTGAACGCGGGCTTCATGAGCCACCCGCTGCACATCCACAACCACCGGTTCAAAATCGTTGAGAAAGACGGCAGCCCGATGCCAGAGGCGCTTCAGTTCCTCCAAGACGTGGTGAACGTCGCGCCCGCAGAGCGCTACACCATCGAGTTTGAAGCCGACGCAGACCCCGGCATCTACCTCGTCCACTGTCACAAAGTCGACCACATCAGAAACGGTGACAGCTACCCCGGCGGGATGCTCACCGGCATCGTCTACACCGACGCGATGGACACCGACATCTTCCGCAACCTGATGGAGTACGCGGGGTACGAGGGGTGA
- a CDS encoding ribbon-helix-helix protein, CopG family produces the protein MGNKNKTISFRVNEDAFETLREIAEERDISLSAVFRDYVQTLVAHDGQVRVIPEHELADQTTDQATFPPRVEVPKSLIHDHERLELENKHLRDQLDDYKQYITELHQRIDELNQDDDDEVILLDDLDDDLDSETFHLS, from the coding sequence ATGGGCAACAAGAACAAAACCATCTCGTTTCGCGTCAACGAAGACGCCTTCGAGACGCTTCGGGAGATAGCCGAAGAGCGCGATATCTCGTTGTCTGCGGTGTTTCGCGACTACGTCCAGACGCTCGTCGCCCACGACGGCCAGGTCCGCGTCATCCCCGAACACGAACTCGCCGACCAGACGACAGACCAAGCAACGTTCCCGCCGCGCGTGGAAGTGCCAAAGAGCCTCATCCACGACCACGAACGCCTCGAACTGGAGAACAAGCACCTGCGCGACCAACTCGACGACTACAAGCAGTATATCACGGAGCTCCACCAGCGAATTGACGAGCTGAATCAAGACGACGATGACGAGGTCATCCTCCTCGACGACTTAGACGACGACCTTGACAGCGAAACGTTCCACCTGAGTTAG